Proteins from one Telopea speciosissima isolate NSW1024214 ecotype Mountain lineage chromosome 1, Tspe_v1, whole genome shotgun sequence genomic window:
- the LOC122671168 gene encoding TBC1 domain family member 9-like isoform X2, with protein MKETKTLIPLITFEHKRDAYGFAVRPQHLQRYREYANIYKVEEEERSERWKQFLERQAESSEPPANGISEEGGDAASHTEGTLEEADTAVDNVEEADSICRKSAAEDSVEHVPEKEEAPAEIQTKTHKVQIWAQIRPSLSAIEDMMSFHVKKRKNVQKDEQGVGRKNQLSPIEEARPAKGSSEEDSEDEFYDVERSDPAQDASPVDNVNSNSGGDAVSLEPFFPWKEELECLVLGGVPMALRGELWQAFVSAKARRMDGYYQDLLAIESNAQSEKDNLSASNDTSKGSNLGHRCANEKWKGQIEKDLPRTFPGHPALDEDGRNALRRLLTAYARHNPSVGYCQAMNFFAGLLLLLMPEENAFWTLVGIIDDYFDGYYSEEMIESQVDQLVFEDLVREKFPKLVNHLDYLGVQVAWVSGPWFLSIFVNMLPWESVLRVWDVLLFEGNRVMLFRTALAVMDLYGPALVTTKDAGDAVTLLQSLAGSTFDSSQLVLTASMGYQTVNEARLQELREKHRPSIIAAMEERSKGLRVWKDSKGLASKLYSFKHDPGSLIKETNAAEGLGDLETNGDLYPIQLGSANLDEKFGGLRGDVEADSLPDLQEQVVWLKVELCKLLEEKRSAILRAEELETALMEMVKQDNRRQLSARVEQLEQEVAELQQAIADKQEQERAMLQVLMRMEQEQKVTEDARRFAEQDAAAQRYAANILQMDAGKI; from the exons ATGAAGGAGACGAAGACCTTAATTCCTCTAATCACTTTCGAGCACAAGAG GGACGCCTATGGATTTGCTGTCAGACCTCAGCACTTGCAGAGATATCGAGAGTATGCTAATATCTACAAG gtagaggaagaggagagatcAGAACGATGGAAACAGTTCCTAGAGAGGCAAGCAGAGTCTTCTGAACCGCCTGCAAATGGCATATCTGAGGAGGGAGGGGATGCGGCTTCACATACTGAAGGAACTTTGGAGGAAGCAGATACAGCTGTGGACAATGTGGAAGAAGCTGATTCAATTTGCAGAAAATCTGCTGCTGAGGATTCCGTCGAACATGTCCCAGAAAAGGAGGAAGCTCCTGCAGAAATTCAGACAAAAACCCACAAGGTTCAAATTTGGGCGCAGATTAGACCATCCCTTAGTGCCATTGAAGATATGATGAGTTTTCATGTTAAGAAGAGGAAAAATGTACAAAAGGATGAGCAAGGGGTGGGAAGAAAAAACCAGCTTTCACCGATTGAAGAGGCAAGACCCGCAAAAGGGTCATCGGAAGAGGACTCTGAGGACGAGTTCTATGATGTGGAAAGATCAGATCCAGCTCAAGATGCCTCCCCAGTTGACAATGTCAACTCAAATAGTGGTGGTGATGCAGTGTCTCTGGAACCTTTCTTTCCTTGGAAAGAAGAGCTGGAATGTCTAGTCCTTGGTGGAGTGCCAATGGCTCTAAGGGGAGAG CTGTGGCAAGCCTTTGTGAGTGCGAAGGCACGGCGGATGGATGGATATTACCAAGATCTGCTTGCTATTGAAAGCAATGCTCAATCTGAGAAGGATAATCTAAGTGCTTCCAATGACACTAGCAAGGGATCAAATTTAGGCCATCGTTGTGCTAACGAAAAATGGAAAGGGCAAATTGAGAAG GATTTGCCTCGGACTTTCCCTGGTCATCCTGCTCTGGACGAGGATGGCAGAAATGCTTTGAGGCGTCTACTTACAGCATATGCTCGACATAACCCCTCTGTGGGCTACTGTCAG GCCATGAATTTCTTTGCTGGCTTGTTGCTACTTCTTATGCCTGAGGAAAATGCTTTTTG GACTCTGGTGGGTATAAtcgatgattattttgatgggTATTACTCTGAGGAAATGATAGAATCTCAG GTGGACCAACTTGTTTTTGAGGACCTAGTGCGCgagaagtttcccaaactgg TTAATCATCTTGATTACCTGGGAGTGCAGGTGGCATGGGTTAGTGGACCCTGGTTCCTTTCCATTTTTGTGAACATGCTACCTTGGGAAAGTG TTCTTCGGGTCTGGGATGTGCTTTTGTTTGAAGGAAATCGTGTTATGCTCTTTCGTACAGCTCTCGCAGTGATGGATTTATATG GTCCTGCGTTGGTTACAACTAAGGATGCTGGTGATGCTGTTACTTTGTTGCAGTCCCTTGCTGGCTCAACGTTTGATAGTAGCCAACTTGTCTTAACTGCTAGCATGGGTTACCAAACTGTAAATGAAGCTCGATTGCAAGAGTTGAGGGAAAAACATCGACCTTCAATAATAGCTGCTATGGAGGAACGATCCAAAGGGCTTCGTGTGTGGAAAGATTCCAAGGGTCTTGCATCCAAACTATACAGCTTCAAGCATGATCCTGGATCATTGataaaagaaacaaatgcaGCGGAAGGATTAGGTGATCTAGAGACAAATGGCGATCTATATCCTATTCAATTGGGATCTGCTAATTTGGATGAAAAGTTTGGCGGTTTAAGAGGGGATGTGGAAGCAGATTCTCTTCCTGATCTTCAAGAACAG GTGGTATGGTTAAAGGTTGAATTGTGCAAATTGCTTGAGGAGAAGAGATCCGCTATCCTTAG AGCTGAAGAGCTGGAGACAGCACTCATGGAGATGGTTAAGCAGGATAACCGCCGGCAATTAAGTGCAAGG
- the LOC122659499 gene encoding F-box/kelch-repeat protein At3g06240-like yields the protein MEEEVQLMAMMPQLPEEILICILSRLPVETLLRFRCVSKGWRTLISDPNFITQHLNRSAENYPRLILGQLQNYEIFNINYETSSEVLRYDFSKFSPGFSLLEIVGSSNGLACLSFADASSNDCKVVSIDYYLKYGRLGKTIYHSEVKVYSLNTGLWRRVEDASFIISLGRKIKLTNAVVNGAIHWMGNYGNFRSEFIISFDLGLEKFREIPEHEYRHGGISFSKTLGVLGGCLSVFDVYGDQCIEIWVMKDYGVKDSWTKLFTIDALPNITASVPFKSILPITIRKNGEVLMEIGIELVSYDPKSGRQSVIGPGGLSTCFESFTYVESLVSLKVGYGQEGEP from the exons ATGGAGGAAGAAGTCCAATTGATGGCAATGATGCCACAGTTACCTGAAGAAATACTGATATGTATTCTCTCCAGATTACCAGTAGAGACGCTATTGCGATTCAGGTGTGTATCCAAAGGCTGGCGCACTCTAATTAGTGACCCTAATTTCATTACCCAACACCTCAATCGTTCAGCTGAGAACTACCCCCGTCTCATCCTTGGGCAATTacaaaattatgaaatttttaacataaactatgagacaTCCAGCGAGGTGCTTAGATATGATTTTTCCAAATTTTCTCCTGGTTTCTCATTGTTGGAGATTGTTGGTTCCTCTAATGGCTTGGCGTGTTTAAGCTTTGCCGATGCTTCAT CCAACGATTGCAAGGTGGTAAGTATTGACTACTATCTCAAGTATGGAAGGTTGGGAAAAACTATATATCACTCAGAAGTCAAGGTGTACTCTTTAAACACAGGCCTGTGGAGAAGAGTTGAAGATGCATCTTTTATTATCAGTCTAGGTCGGAAAATTAAACTGACGAATGCAGTAGTTAATGGTGCTATACACTGGATGGGAAATTATGGGAACTTTCGTTCTGAGTTTATTATATCATTTGACCTTGGACTAGAGAAATTCCGCGAAATCCCAGAGCATGAATATCGACATGGAGGTATATCGTTTTCCAAAACCCTTGGAGTCTTAGGAGGATGCCTTTCTGTGTTTGATGTTTATGGTGACCAATGTATTGAAATATGGGTGATGAAGGATTATGGCGTGAAGGATTCTTGGACTAAACTGTTCACCATTGATGCCCTGCCAAACATTACAGCATCTGTTCCATTTAAGTCCATACTGCCAATAACAATAAGGAAGAATGGTGAAGTTCTTATGGAAATTGGTATTGAGCTGGTTTCTTATGACCCAAAAAGCGGAAGACAGAGTGTAATTGGACCTGGCGGGCTTTCAAcatgttttgagtcttttaCTTATGTGGAGAGCCTTGTTTCACTCAAGGTTGGCTATGGACAGGAGGGGGAACCTTAA